The genomic interval CGGGCCTCCTCGCGGACCTTGGCCGTCTCCGCCGCGACCGCGGCCAGGTCGATGGACTTGGCGTCCTTGAGCACGCTCTCCGGGCGGATCACCGCGATCATCGCGGCGGTGTTGTCGTCGCCCCAGGCGCACATGGGGATGTTCGCGACGCCGCCGCCCTCGTTCGACTGCACGATCTGGCACTCGATCGTGATGTCGTACCCCTCGGGCGTGAACTTCTTGGCGGGCACGACGAGCTTCGCGCCGTCGGCCGTCGCCGCTCCCTCCATGATCTTGCCGCGCATGAAGCCGGGGCTGGCCAGCCGCCCGTACATCCCCGAGAGCACCAGGGCGCCGCCCTTGTCCGACGTGTAGTGCGCGACGACCGCCTCGCCGTCCCGGATGCTGGGGTCGGGAGTGTCCTCGATCTCCTTGCCCTCGGTCTCCGACAGGTCCTGGCCCAGGCTGAACTCGCCGTCCAGGAGCTTCTGCTGCACGAGGAGCCGGTACTCCGCCTTCGGGTACGCCAGGTCGGTCCCCTTGTCGGCGAGCTGGGTGACGCCGAAGACGATCGCCCCCGCCACCACCACCGCGCCGACCGCGATCCCGACGATGAGGCCGGTCCGCTTCCCGCGCGGCGGCTGCGGGCCCTGGGGCGGCCAGCCGCCGGCCGCGTCCGGGCCGCCGCCTCCGCCGGGTATGCCGGGCCGGCCCCACCCGCCCTGCTGGGGCGGTGCCGGGGGCTGCTGCGGGTAGCCGTAGGGCGGTTGCTGGGGCGGCACGGACCCGGGCGCGGCCGGCGGCGCGCCGTAGGGGTTCTGGCCGTAGGGGTTCTGCGGGGACGGCGGCCCGTACGGGCCCTGCGGCGGGTGCGGCGGGGTGGTCATGCGCTCACCGTACGACACGTTTGCGAACGGAATTTCGATGCGCCCGGTATCGGTATCAGGTCGAGAGCATCGGCCCCGAGCGGTTGGCCCCTCCCGGCGCTCAGGGCCGCCGCCTCAGCCCAACGGCTCGCGCCTGCGCAGCCAGTCCTCCGGCGCCCCGGCCGTCCCCGTCGACGCCCCGACCACGCCCCCGGTGATCGCGCACGTGGTGTCGACGTCGCCGAGGCCCTCCGCGGTCGCCCAGAGCGCCGCCTCCAGGTCGCCCCCGTGGCGGGTGGCGGTCCACAGCGCGAAGGGCACGGTGTCGTCGGCCCGGATGCGCTGCCCGTTGCCGAGGAGGTCCGCGGCCTTCCACGGTTCCGTGGTGAACGGCGTCCGCGCGGCTCGCCGCACTCCGTCGCGCACCGGCCCTTCGGGCGTCCGGTCCGCCACCGCGTCCAGGGTCAGTTCGCCGCGCACCGAGAGCGCCGCCGCCACCGCGACGGCCACCGCGCCCGCGATGCCGTCCGGGTGGGCGTGGGTGACCTCCGCCGAGAGCGCCGCCTGTGCCGCGACCTGGCCCAGGTCCTCGTGGAACCGGGCCCCGAGCGGCGCGACCCGCATCGCCGCGCCGTTGCCGAGGCTGCCGCCGTCGAAGAGTCCGGGGGCCAGGGTGCGCCAGTCGGCGGGGGCCTGAAGCAGTTGGGGCAGCAGGAGGTGCATGCCGTGGCCGTAGCCGCGGGCCTGGTCGGCGTCGAAGGCCAGGGCGTAGCAGAGGGCCAGGTGGTCCTGGTCGACGTGGCCGTGCTCGTCGAGGGAGCGGTTCAGCGCGAGAGCCAGGGCCGTGTCGTCGGTCCAGTGCCAGCGGGGCTCCGGCGGGGTGCGGCGGGCCCGGATCTCGTTCACGGCCTGCCGGGGCTCGCGGAAGAGCGGGAACCAGCGCTCCCCGAACGCGTCGCCGAGCGCGAGGGATTCGAGGCTGCGCCGGGCGGCGGCGCGACCGGCGGCGGTGGCTGCGGGCGGGTTCGTCGTCATACCCGCATCGTGACCGCCGGGACCCGGTGGCGTACATCCCTTATCGGCCTCCGGGCCCCCGGGGCGCCGCACCGCCCCGCCGCGAGCCCCCCTCAGGCGGCGTCGGCCGCGCCCTCCTCGATCGCCTCCGCGACCTCCGCCACCCGGGCCCCCTCCTCGGCGGCGAAGCGTTCGCGGTCCAGTTCCTCGGCTATCGCCTCGTCCTGCGACATCAGCAGGTCGAGGTCGGAGTCGCCGAGTTCGAGGACGCCCATGTCGACGTACGCCTTCTGAAGCCGCGGGCCCCAGAGGCCGATGTCCTTGACGCACGGGACGATCCGGCTGAACAGGAGCTTGCGGAAGAGCTGGAGAAACTCGGAGTGCTCCGAGAGGTCCTTCGCCTCCTGCTTGCCGATGCCGAAGTTCTCCAGGACCTCGACGCCGCTGAGCCGGTCGCGCATCAGGTAGCAGCCCTCGATGACGAACTCCTCGCGCTCGCGGAGTTCGGCGTCGCTCAGCTGCTTGTAGTAGTCGCGCAGCGCCATCCGCCCGAAGGCGACGTGCCGGGCCTCGTCCTGCATGACGTACGCCAGGATCTGCTTGGGCAGCGGCTTGGTCGTGGTGTCGCGGATCATCCCGAAGGCGGCCAGCGCCAGGCCTTCTATCAGGACCTGCATCCCGAGGTAGGGCATGTCCCAGCGGGAGTCGCGCAGGGTGTCGCCCAGCAGTCCCTGGAGGTTGTCGTTGACCGGGTAGAGCATGCCGACCTTCTCGTGCAGGAAGCGGCCGTATATCTCGGCGTGCCGGGCCTCGTCCATGGTCTGGGTGGCGGAGTAGAACTTGGCGTCCAGGTCGGGGACGGACTCCACGATGCGCGCCGCGCACACCATCGCGCCCTGCTCGCCGTGCAGGAACTGGCTGAACTGCCAGGAGGTGTAGTGCGTGCGCAGCTCGCCCCGGTCCTTCTCCGTCATCTTCGCCCAGTACGGGGTGCCGTACAGGGTGAGCGCCTCGTCGGGGGTGCCGAGCGGGTCGGCGGGGTCGACCTCCAGCGACCAGTCGATGCGCTTGTTGCCGTCCCACTGCTTGTCCTTGCCCTTCTGGTAGAGGGCGAGGAGGCGTTCGCGGCCGTCGTCGTAGTCCCAGCTGAACCGGGCGGCTCCGGTGGCCGGGACCTGCCAGACCGGCTCGGCGGGTGGAGTGGTGTAGAGGTCATGGGTGGACACGGACGGCTCCTTCGCCTCGACTGACTCGACTGGCTCGACTGGCTCGACCCGATGGGCAAGTTCCATGACACCGAAGGCAGTTGAGTGCGCACGAGCAGATGCGCCGACCGCCTCCCCGGCAGGTTCACACGTTGGTAGACACCGGGTCAACAAGTCGTACGGAGTCGCGTCCAAGGGATTGACGGCCTTGCTGACAGACAGTCTCATAAGAGGTGACCGCCGGTAACACCCGTTCCCGGCAACCCCCGTGTGAGGTGCTCCCGCCATGACACCCGTCACCGCTCGCGACGCCACCGTGCTCCGCGACGCACTCGGCCCGCTCCGCGACCGCGAGCAGGTAGCCGTGCGGCTGCTCGAATCCTCGGCCAAGCACTCCTTCGACCCCGACACCGAGCTCGACTGGGACGCGGCCGTCGAGGAGGGCAAGTGGTTCTGGCCGCCGGAGCTGCTCTCGCTGTACGGGACCCCCCTGTGGGACCGGATGTCCGAGGAGCAGCGCCTGGACCTCTCCCGGCACGAGGGCGCCGCGCTCGCCTCGCTCGGCATCTGGTTCGAGATCATCCTGATGCAGCTGCTGGTCCGGCACGTCTACGACAAGCCGGTGACCAGCAACCACGTCCGCTACGCCCTCACGGAGATAGCCGACGAGTGTCGGCACTCGATGATGTTCGGCCGCATGATCGACTGGGGCGGCGCCCCGACGTATCCCGTGCCGCGCGTCTACCACAACCTCGCGCGGGTCCTGAAGACCGTCTCCACCACCCCCGGTTCGTTCGCCGCGACCCTGCTCGGCGAGGAGATCCTCGACTGGATGCAGCGCCTGACCTTCCCGGACGAGCGCGTGCAGACCCTGGTGCGCGGTGTGACCCGGATCCATGTGATCGAGGAAGCCCGGCACGTCCGGTACGCCCGCGAGGAGCTGCGCCGCCAGATGGTGACCGCCCCGCGCTGGGAGCGGGAACTCACCAAGGTCAGCTGCGGCGAGGCGGCCCGGGTCTTCTCCACCTGCTTCGTGCACCCGCAGGTGTACGAGAACGTCGGCCTGGACCGCCGTGAGGCCGTCGCCCAGGTGAGGGCCAGTGGCCACCGGGCGGAGGTGATGCAGTCCGGCGCGAAACGGCTCACCGACTTCTTCGACGACATCGGCCTGCTGAACGGCGTCGGCCGCCGGCTGTGGCGCAGCTCCGGGCTGCTGGCGTGAAAGCCGTGCGGACGGAGACGAGAGCCGTGCACGCCGGGAGCGCCGGGCCCGCGGGCCCGGCATCATCCGAACGAGAGGCCTTAGGCTCGGTGGCATGACCTCCACCGCCGCAGTCCCGCCGCCCCGGGCGACGTACCGCAGGCTCAGCGTCGAGGAGCGCCGCGCCCAGCTGCTGCTCGCCGCGCTCGGCCTCTTCGCCCACCGGGCGCCCGACGAGGTCTCGCTCGACGAGGTGGCGGTGGCGGCCGGGGTGTCCCGGCCGCTCGTCTACCGCTACTTCCCGGGCGGGCGACAGCAGTTGTACGAGGCCGCGCTCGGCTCGGCGGCCGACGAGCTGACGCTGTGCTTCACCGAACCGCCGGTGGGCCCGCCCACCGAGCGGGTCGCCCGGGTCCTCGACCGCTATCTGCGCTTCGTCGACGAGCACGACACCGGGTTCAGCGCCCTGCTGCGCGGCGGCAGCGTCGTGGAGACCTCCCGCACGACGACGATCGTGGACGGGGTGCGGCGGGCGGCGGCCGACGAGATCCTGCGCCACCTGGGGCGGATGGGCGGGGCCGGGGAGCAGCCCACCGGGCCGCGACTGCGGATGATGGTGCGCAGTTGGATCGCCGCCGTCGAGGCGGCCTCGCTGATCTGGCTGGACGACGGGAAGCGGCCGGCCGCGGCCGAGCTGCGCGGCTGGCTGGTCGACCACCTGATCGCCCTGCTCGCCGCGACCGCCGCCACCGACCCGGAGACCGCGGCGGTGGTGAACGAACTGCTGACCCTGGAGACCTCGGACGGACCGGCCGGACAGCTGGCGGAACGGGTGATTCCGGTCGTCGCGGAGGCGGCGCACCTGCTGCCCGCCGCCGC from Streptomyces sp. CA-278952 carries:
- a CDS encoding AurF N-oxygenase family protein — encoded protein: MTPVTARDATVLRDALGPLRDREQVAVRLLESSAKHSFDPDTELDWDAAVEEGKWFWPPELLSLYGTPLWDRMSEEQRLDLSRHEGAALASLGIWFEIILMQLLVRHVYDKPVTSNHVRYALTEIADECRHSMMFGRMIDWGGAPTYPVPRVYHNLARVLKTVSTTPGSFAATLLGEEILDWMQRLTFPDERVQTLVRGVTRIHVIEEARHVRYAREELRRQMVTAPRWERELTKVSCGEAARVFSTCFVHPQVYENVGLDRREAVAQVRASGHRAEVMQSGAKRLTDFFDDIGLLNGVGRRLWRSSGLLA
- a CDS encoding ferritin-like domain-containing protein; this encodes MSTHDLYTTPPAEPVWQVPATGAARFSWDYDDGRERLLALYQKGKDKQWDGNKRIDWSLEVDPADPLGTPDEALTLYGTPYWAKMTEKDRGELRTHYTSWQFSQFLHGEQGAMVCAARIVESVPDLDAKFYSATQTMDEARHAEIYGRFLHEKVGMLYPVNDNLQGLLGDTLRDSRWDMPYLGMQVLIEGLALAAFGMIRDTTTKPLPKQILAYVMQDEARHVAFGRMALRDYYKQLSDAELREREEFVIEGCYLMRDRLSGVEVLENFGIGKQEAKDLSEHSEFLQLFRKLLFSRIVPCVKDIGLWGPRLQKAYVDMGVLELGDSDLDLLMSQDEAIAEELDRERFAAEEGARVAEVAEAIEEGAADAA
- a CDS encoding TetR/AcrR family transcriptional regulator — protein: MTSTAAVPPPRATYRRLSVEERRAQLLLAALGLFAHRAPDEVSLDEVAVAAGVSRPLVYRYFPGGRQQLYEAALGSAADELTLCFTEPPVGPPTERVARVLDRYLRFVDEHDTGFSALLRGGSVVETSRTTTIVDGVRRAAADEILRHLGRMGGAGEQPTGPRLRMMVRSWIAAVEAASLIWLDDGKRPAAAELRGWLVDHLIALLAATAATDPETAAVVNELLTLETSDGPAGQLAERVIPVVAEAAHLLPAAAASD
- a CDS encoding ADP-ribosylglycohydrolase family protein; protein product: MTTNPPAATAAGRAAARRSLESLALGDAFGERWFPLFREPRQAVNEIRARRTPPEPRWHWTDDTALALALNRSLDEHGHVDQDHLALCYALAFDADQARGYGHGMHLLLPQLLQAPADWRTLAPGLFDGGSLGNGAAMRVAPLGARFHEDLGQVAAQAALSAEVTHAHPDGIAGAVAVAVAAALSVRGELTLDAVADRTPEGPVRDGVRRAARTPFTTEPWKAADLLGNGQRIRADDTVPFALWTATRHGGDLEAALWATAEGLGDVDTTCAITGGVVGASTGTAGAPEDWLRRREPLG